One segment of Fuscovulum ytuae DNA contains the following:
- the nuoK gene encoding NADH-quinone oxidoreductase subunit NuoK: MVGLEHYLTVAAALFVIGIFGIFLNRKNVIVILMSIELMLLSVNINLVAFSSHLGDLVGQVFTMFVLTVAAAEAAIGLAILVVFFRNRGTIDVEDVNVMKG, translated from the coding sequence ATGGTTGGACTTGAACATTACCTGACGGTCGCCGCGGCGCTGTTCGTGATTGGGATCTTTGGCATCTTCTTGAACCGGAAGAATGTCATCGTGATCCTGATGTCGATCGAGTTGATGCTTCTGTCCGTGAACATCAACCTCGTGGCCTTCTCGTCCCATTTGGGCGATCTGGTCGGACAGGTCTTTACCATGTTCGTCCTGACCGTCGCCGCCGCCGAGGCCGCCATCGGCCTTGCCATCCTCGTCGTCTTCTTCCGCAACCGCGGGACGATCGACGTGGAAGACGTCAACGTGATGAAGGGTTAA
- a CDS encoding NADH-quinone oxidoreductase subunit J, whose product MSVADYAFYAFAIVTVTAGLLVTVSRNPVHSVLWLILAFLSSAGLFVLLGAEFVAMLLIIVYVGAVAVLFLFVVMMLDIDFAALKGEMAKYMPLALLIGVVILMQIGLGVGAWVQADGALGLRQAVAPDAGQVENTKALGLILYDKYIYLFQASGLILLVAMIGAILLTLRHRKDVKRQNVLAQMWRDPAKAMELKDVKPGQGL is encoded by the coding sequence ATGAGCGTTGCTGATTACGCCTTCTATGCCTTTGCCATCGTCACGGTGACGGCAGGCCTTCTGGTGACGGTGAGCCGCAACCCCGTGCATTCGGTGCTGTGGCTGATCCTTGCTTTCCTGTCTTCGGCGGGGCTTTTCGTCCTGCTGGGGGCGGAGTTCGTGGCGATGCTTCTGATCATCGTCTATGTGGGCGCGGTGGCGGTGCTGTTCCTGTTCGTCGTGATGATGCTGGATATCGATTTCGCGGCCCTGAAGGGCGAGATGGCGAAATACATGCCGCTGGCGTTGTTGATCGGGGTCGTGATCCTGATGCAGATCGGGCTGGGCGTGGGGGCTTGGGTGCAGGCTGACGGTGCGCTTGGTCTGCGGCAGGCGGTGGCGCCGGATGCAGGTCAGGTGGAGAACACCAAGGCGCTGGGGCTGATCCTTTATGACAAGTACATCTACCTGTTCCAGGCTTCGGGCCTGATCCTGCTGGTGGCGATGATTGGGGCGATCCTTCTGACGCTGCGGCACCGGAAGGATGTGAAACGGCAGAATGTGCTGGCGCAGATGTGGCGCGACCCGGCCAAGGCGATGGAATTGAAGGATGTGAAGCCCGGTCAGGGATTGTGA
- a CDS encoding carboxymuconolactone decarboxylase family protein, translating into MNDAFTKMFQQMMESSQEMVRAFNPALENMQVKGFDQFFPTMSKDMMEMWFGKTFNREGLDAKTRLLVTIAALTVLGAQAEPQLKLTVRHALEAGATQREIAEVIWQMSMFGGLPAMQKALEIAQSVFGEIEEKDA; encoded by the coding sequence ATGAATGACGCCTTCACCAAGATGTTCCAGCAGATGATGGAAAGCAGCCAGGAAATGGTGCGCGCCTTCAATCCTGCCTTGGAGAATATGCAGGTGAAGGGGTTCGACCAATTCTTCCCCACCATGTCGAAGGACATGATGGAGATGTGGTTCGGCAAGACCTTCAACCGCGAAGGTCTGGATGCAAAGACCCGGCTTCTGGTGACCATCGCCGCGCTGACGGTGTTGGGCGCGCAGGCCGAGCCGCAGCTGAAGCTGACGGTGCGGCACGCGCTGGAGGCCGGGGCCACGCAACGCGAGATCGCCGAGGTGATCTGGCAGATGAGCATGTTCGGCGGCCTGCCCGCCATGCAGAAGGCGCTGGAGATTGCCCAGTCCGTCTTCGGCGAGATCGAGGAGAAAGACGCATGA
- the nuoI gene encoding NADH-quinone oxidoreductase subunit NuoI, whose amino-acid sequence MANIDWTRATRYFLLQDFIKGFALGMKYFFAPKATLNYPHEKGPLSPRFRGEHALRRYPNGEERCIACKLCEAVCPAQAITIDAEPREDGSRRTTRYDIDMTKCIYCGFCQEACPVDAIVEGPNFEFSTETREELFYNKEKLLENGARWEAEIARNLELDAPYR is encoded by the coding sequence ATGGCGAACATCGATTGGACCCGCGCAACGCGCTATTTCCTGTTGCAGGATTTCATCAAGGGCTTTGCCTTGGGCATGAAGTATTTCTTCGCGCCGAAGGCCACGCTGAACTACCCGCATGAGAAGGGCCCGCTTTCGCCCCGGTTCCGCGGCGAACATGCGCTGCGCCGTTATCCCAATGGCGAGGAACGCTGCATTGCCTGCAAGCTGTGCGAGGCGGTCTGCCCGGCGCAGGCCATCACCATCGATGCCGAACCACGCGAGGACGGCAGCCGTCGGACCACGCGCTATGACATCGACATGACCAAGTGCATCTATTGCGGCTTCTGCCAAGAGGCCTGCCCGGTGGATGCCATCGTCGAGGGGCCGAATTTCGAATTTTCGACCGAGACGAGGGAAGAGCTTTTCTACAACAAGGAAAAGCTTCTGGAGAACGGCGCCCGCTGGGAAGCGGAGATCGCACGCAACCTTGAACTTGACGCACCCTATCGGTGA
- the nuoH gene encoding NADH-quinone oxidoreductase subunit NuoH: MNEFFTTGTGTAVLVAAQALLLVGFVMLSMLFLVYGDRKIWAAVQMRRGPNVVGPWGLLQTVADAAKYVFKEIVVPAGADRPVFFLAPMLSFVLALMAWAVIPFDDGWVLANINVAILFVFAMSSLEVYGVIMGGWASNSKYPFLGSLRSAAQMISYEVSLGLIIIGIIISTGSMNLSAIVAAQDGDLGLFNWFWLPHLPMVVLFFVSALAETNRPPFDLPEAESELVAGFMVEYSSTPFLLFMAGEYIAIYLMCALLSLLFFGGWLSPIPGLPDGWWWMVAKMAFFFFLFAMVKAITPRYRYDQLMRIGWKVFLPLSLAWVVIVAFLAKFEVFGGFWARWAIGG, encoded by the coding sequence ATGAACGAATTCTTCACAACGGGGACGGGGACGGCGGTTCTGGTGGCGGCGCAGGCGCTGCTGCTCGTCGGGTTCGTGATGCTGTCGATGCTGTTTCTGGTTTATGGCGACCGAAAGATCTGGGCCGCGGTGCAGATGCGGCGCGGGCCGAACGTGGTGGGGCCGTGGGGTCTGTTGCAGACCGTGGCCGATGCCGCGAAATACGTCTTCAAAGAGATCGTGGTCCCTGCCGGGGCGGATCGTCCGGTCTTTTTCCTTGCGCCGATGCTGTCCTTCGTGCTGGCGCTGATGGCTTGGGCTGTGATCCCCTTCGATGATGGCTGGGTGCTGGCCAATATCAACGTGGCGATCCTCTTCGTCTTCGCCATGTCCTCGCTTGAGGTTTATGGCGTGATCATGGGGGGATGGGCGTCAAACTCCAAATACCCGTTCCTTGGTTCGCTGCGGTCGGCGGCGCAGATGATTTCCTATGAGGTGTCGCTGGGCCTGATCATCATCGGGATCATCATTTCCACGGGGTCGATGAACCTTTCGGCCATCGTTGCGGCGCAGGATGGTGATCTGGGGCTGTTCAACTGGTTCTGGCTGCCGCATCTGCCGATGGTGGTGCTGTTCTTCGTGTCGGCGCTTGCCGAAACGAACCGCCCGCCCTTTGACCTGCCGGAAGCGGAATCCGAACTCGTGGCGGGGTTCATGGTGGAATATTCCTCGACGCCCTTCCTTCTGTTCATGGCCGGGGAATATATCGCCATCTATCTGATGTGCGCGCTTCTGAGCCTGCTGTTCTTCGGCGGCTGGCTGTCGCCCATTCCGGGGCTGCCCGACGGGTGGTGGTGGATGGTGGCGAAGATGGCCTTCTTCTTCTTCCTGTTTGCCATGGTGAAGGCGATCACGCCCCGCTACCGCTATGACCAGCTGATGCGGATCGGTTGGAAAGTGTTCCTGCCGCTTTCGCTGGCCTGGGTCGTGATCGTGGCGTTTCTTGCGAAATTCGAGGTCTTCGGCGGCTTCTGGGCGCGCTGGGCAATTGGAGGCTGA